From Segatella copri, the proteins below share one genomic window:
- a CDS encoding phosphatidate cytidylyltransferase, which translates to MTDKQKNLVIRSITGVFFVVCMVSCFLNPRAMVILFALITGLSIWEYCGLVNQKENVTVNRFISTVAGVYFFLAVAGFRMGIVGNFVVFVPYLLTILYLFISELYTGNKDAINDWAYTMLSQLYIALPFSMINVLSFETSAFDGQIHYDMLLPLSIFIFLWTNDTGAYCSGSLFGKHKLFPRISPAKSWEGSIGGGIFVLIAAGIIGYIANDGEAHRLSILGWEGLGLVVVFFGTWGDLVESLFKRTLGVKDSGNILPGHGGMLDRFDSSLMAIPAAVIYLYTIQLFG; encoded by the coding sequence ATGACTGACAAACAGAAGAATCTAGTGATAAGATCCATCACAGGCGTATTTTTCGTGGTGTGCATGGTATCTTGCTTTCTCAATCCCAGGGCAATGGTTATCCTGTTCGCCCTCATTACCGGATTGAGCATATGGGAGTATTGCGGATTAGTTAACCAGAAGGAGAATGTTACGGTAAACCGTTTCATCAGCACCGTGGCGGGTGTTTACTTCTTCCTTGCCGTGGCTGGTTTCCGCATGGGCATTGTGGGCAATTTCGTGGTTTTCGTACCTTATCTGCTCACCATCCTCTATCTCTTCATCAGCGAACTGTATACAGGCAACAAGGATGCCATCAACGATTGGGCTTACACTATGCTCTCTCAGTTGTACATCGCCTTGCCTTTCTCGATGATCAATGTATTGAGTTTCGAGACATCAGCTTTCGATGGCCAGATACATTACGACATGCTGCTGCCTTTGAGTATTTTCATTTTCCTCTGGACCAATGATACCGGTGCCTATTGCAGCGGTTCGCTTTTCGGCAAGCATAAGCTCTTTCCTCGCATCAGTCCAGCCAAGAGTTGGGAAGGCAGCATAGGCGGAGGTATATTCGTACTGATAGCAGCAGGCATTATCGGCTATATTGCCAACGATGGCGAAGCCCATCGTCTCAGCATTCTCGGTTGGGAAGGTTTAGGTCTGGTTGTGGTATTCTTCGGCACATGGGGCGATCTGGTAGAAAGCCTCTTCAAGCGTACCCTCGGAGTAAAGGATAGCGGCAACATCCTGCCAGGACATGGAGGCATGCTCGACCGCTTCGACTCTTCGCTCATGGCGATACCGGCAGCAGTAATCTACCTATACACCATCCAGTTGTTTGGATAA
- the rsfS gene encoding ribosome silencing factor: MNTVKQLVETIKEGIQEKKGQDIVIADLTEIDGSIAKYFIICQGGSPTQVEAIAGSVGDIVRKNLKEKPVNVAGLGNDQWVAMDFVDVLVHIFLPEVRAYYDLEHLWEDAKLTHIPDLD, encoded by the coding sequence ATGAACACAGTTAAACAACTCGTAGAGACTATTAAAGAAGGTATACAAGAAAAGAAAGGTCAAGACATTGTTATCGCCGACCTGACAGAAATCGATGGAAGCATTGCCAAGTACTTCATCATCTGCCAGGGAGGAAGCCCTACTCAGGTTGAAGCTATCGCAGGTTCTGTGGGAGACATCGTGCGCAAGAATCTGAAAGAAAAACCTGTAAATGTAGCAGGTCTCGGCAACGACCAGTGGGTGGCAATGGACTTTGTTGACGTATTAGTACACATCTTCCTTCCGGAAGTACGTGCTTATTACGACCTCGAACATTTATGGGAGGATGCAAAGCTTACCCATATACCTGATCTCGACTAG
- a CDS encoding cellulase family glycosylhydrolase, with amino-acid sequence MKKLMTLICALFCMAQVYAANPVKQWGQLQVKGAQLCDQSGNPVVLRGVSLGWHNIWPRFYNKKAVKWLVQDWYANIIRAAMGIQIDDNYLENPDFALKCITQVVDAAIKNDTYVIIDWHAHKMHTAEAKAFFGKMAQKYGKYPHVLYELYNEPVEDKWEDLKVYAKTIITEIRKYDPDNIILMGCPHWDQDIDIVAKSPIEGVENVMYTLHFYAATHKDYLRDKLEAAVKSGLPVFVSECAGMEASGNGPLAPEEYQKWLDVMEKNKVSWVNWSVSDKDETCSMLLPRAKATGNWTDDLIKPWGKMVKQALKKYNR; translated from the coding sequence ATGAAAAAACTAATGACCCTCATTTGTGCACTCTTTTGTATGGCACAAGTGTATGCAGCAAACCCTGTAAAGCAATGGGGACAGTTGCAGGTAAAAGGTGCGCAGCTTTGCGACCAGAGTGGTAACCCTGTAGTGTTGAGAGGCGTGAGTCTGGGATGGCACAACATCTGGCCTCGGTTCTACAACAAAAAAGCGGTGAAATGGCTTGTGCAAGACTGGTATGCCAACATCATCAGAGCTGCCATGGGAATTCAGATAGACGACAACTATCTGGAAAATCCAGACTTTGCTCTGAAATGCATTACCCAGGTGGTAGATGCCGCCATCAAGAATGATACCTACGTGATTATCGACTGGCATGCACACAAGATGCATACAGCCGAGGCTAAGGCCTTCTTCGGAAAGATGGCGCAGAAGTATGGTAAATATCCTCATGTGCTTTACGAACTCTACAATGAACCTGTTGAGGATAAATGGGAAGACTTGAAGGTATACGCTAAAACCATCATCACGGAAATCAGAAAGTATGATCCGGATAATATCATCCTGATGGGCTGTCCGCATTGGGACCAGGATATTGATATCGTGGCAAAGAGCCCTATCGAGGGTGTGGAGAATGTGATGTATACCCTTCATTTCTATGCAGCCACCCATAAAGATTATCTGCGTGATAAACTGGAGGCTGCCGTGAAGAGCGGTTTGCCGGTCTTTGTATCAGAATGTGCTGGTATGGAGGCTTCGGGTAATGGTCCTCTGGCTCCTGAAGAGTATCAGAAATGGCTCGATGTAATGGAGAAAAACAAGGTGAGTTGGGTAAACTGGTCGGTTTCGGATAAGGATGAAACCTGTTCCATGCTTTTGCCACGTGCCAAGGCTACCGGCAACTGGACAGATGATCTCATCAAGCCATGGGGCAAGATGGTGAAGCAGGCACTGAAGAAATATAACAGATAA
- a CDS encoding ParB/RepB/Spo0J family partition protein — MAVHKKYNNGTKSNALGRGLDALISTEGVRTQGSSTINEIPLDQIEANPNQPRREFDDEALHELAESIKAIGIIQPITLRQVSENRFQIIAGERRWRASQLAGLTAIPAYIRTISDENVMEMALVENIQRQDLNAIEIALAYEHLLENEGMTQEKISERVGKSRAAIANYLRLLKLPAQVQMALQKKEIDMGHCRALLALDSPSLQIKLFKEIQKNGYSVRKVEEMVQRLKSGEDIESGKKTITAKAQMPEEFTQLKKRLSQFLNTKVQFTCSAKGKGKISIPFANEEELEHIMNVFDQLKQE, encoded by the coding sequence ATGGCAGTACACAAGAAATACAACAACGGTACAAAGAGCAACGCTTTAGGACGCGGACTCGACGCCCTCATCTCTACCGAGGGAGTGCGCACCCAGGGCAGCAGTACCATCAATGAAATTCCTCTCGACCAGATTGAGGCGAATCCCAATCAGCCACGCCGGGAGTTTGACGACGAAGCCCTACATGAGCTCGCCGAAAGCATCAAGGCCATAGGCATCATCCAGCCTATCACCTTAAGACAGGTTTCAGAAAACAGATTCCAGATTATCGCCGGTGAACGCCGCTGGCGCGCTTCACAACTTGCGGGGCTGACAGCTATCCCTGCATACATCCGCACCATCAGCGATGAGAACGTAATGGAAATGGCGCTCGTAGAGAATATCCAGCGCCAAGACCTCAACGCCATAGAAATAGCACTCGCCTACGAACACCTTCTGGAAAACGAGGGTATGACACAGGAGAAAATTTCAGAACGTGTGGGCAAGAGCCGTGCAGCCATCGCCAACTATCTGCGACTGCTCAAACTTCCTGCCCAGGTGCAGATGGCACTACAGAAGAAAGAAATCGACATGGGTCATTGCCGTGCCCTACTGGCCCTCGACTCACCTTCGCTGCAAATCAAGTTGTTCAAGGAGATACAGAAGAACGGCTACTCAGTAAGAAAGGTTGAAGAGATGGTACAGCGACTCAAGAGCGGAGAAGACATCGAGAGCGGTAAGAAAACCATCACGGCTAAGGCTCAGATGCCTGAGGAATTTACACAACTCAAAAAACGCCTGTCACAGTTTCTCAATACCAAAGTGCAGTTCACCTGCTCTGCTAAGGGCAAGGGAAAAATCAGCATTCCATTCGCCAACGAAGAGGAGCTGGAGCACATCATGAATGTTTTCGATCAGTTAAAGCAAGAATAA
- the surE gene encoding 5'/3'-nucleotidase SurE: MENKKPLVLISNDDGYHANGIKTLVNFLKDWCDLLVVAPESARSGFACAFSATTPLRLKRRHNMGNDVEVWSCSGTPVDCVKLALDQFLADRKPDLIIGGINHGDNSSVNNHYSGTMGVAKEGCMQHIPSIAFSSCNYDENADLTPLHDGVLKVVKLVLEKGLPEYTCLNVNFPALPPFKGFKGCRMTHGSWINEVDHRTHPHGYDYYWMVGEYRNDEPEATDTDQWAVNHGYIAITPTKIDVTDYDWLKNFEL; this comes from the coding sequence ATGGAAAATAAGAAACCGTTAGTATTAATTTCGAATGATGATGGCTATCATGCCAATGGAATCAAGACCCTGGTGAACTTTCTGAAAGACTGGTGCGACCTGCTGGTTGTAGCACCGGAAAGTGCCCGTTCGGGATTCGCCTGTGCCTTCTCGGCTACTACTCCCTTGCGCCTGAAGCGTCGCCACAATATGGGGAATGATGTGGAGGTTTGGTCATGTAGCGGCACACCGGTTGACTGTGTGAAACTGGCGTTGGATCAGTTTCTTGCAGATCGCAAGCCTGATCTGATTATCGGCGGTATCAATCATGGTGACAATTCGAGCGTGAATAATCATTATTCGGGAACTATGGGCGTAGCTAAGGAGGGTTGTATGCAGCATATTCCAAGCATAGCCTTCAGCAGTTGCAATTATGATGAAAATGCTGATCTCACTCCTTTGCACGATGGGGTACTGAAGGTTGTTAAGCTGGTGCTGGAGAAGGGATTGCCAGAATATACCTGTCTGAATGTCAACTTCCCGGCTTTGCCTCCGTTCAAGGGTTTCAAGGGCTGCCGGATGACTCATGGCTCCTGGATCAATGAGGTGGATCATCGCACTCATCCGCATGGATATGATTATTATTGGATGGTGGGTGAATACCGTAATGACGAACCGGAGGCAACGGATACCGACCAGTGGGCTGTGAATCATGGTTACATCGCTATTACCCCAACTAAGATTGATGTAACGGATTATGATTGGTTAAAGAATTTTGAATTATGA
- the ftsH gene encoding ATP-dependent zinc metalloprotease FtsH, whose amino-acid sequence MEQSNNMKPRGNGGPKMPRFNMTWLFTICLITMIILFFTGGGDAIGGSAAKEATYTQFKQYVDKGYVLSVVANKTESTLKIYINPKYTRDVYNMPAKSVGPNPYVKVQFGSVDEVERYANQMLKEKKIRSFSYDNQKDNDFLSTLFNLAPLLFFVFFILWMSGRFSGGMGSGGMGGGIFSVGKSKAKMYEKGNAIGITFKDVAGQEGAKQEVKEIVDFLKNPQKYTDLGGKIPKGALLVGPPGTGKTLLAKAVAGEAGVPFFSMSGSDFVEMFVGVGASRVRDLFRQAKEKSPCIIFIDEIDAVGRARSKNPAMGGNDERENTLNALLTEMDGFGTNSGVIILAATNRVDMLDSALLRAGRFDREIHVDLPGLNERKAIFLVHLKPIKIDETVDVDLLARQTPGFSGADIANVCNEAALIAARHDKKAVCKQDFLDAVDRIVGGLEKKTKVMTADEKRSIALHEAGHATISWFCQYANPLIKVTIVPRGQALGAAWYLPEERQITTKEQMLDEMCSLMGGRAAEELFTGHISSGAMNDLERATKSAYGMVAYLGMSKTLPNICFYNRNEYAFQRPYSESTAREIDQEVLKIVNEQYTRAKNILMEHKEGHNALAELLIKKEVIMAEDVEHIFGKRPWLSRSQEIMEDEQPKIDDDAVKELPEVQAAIKEHEENQKKNADSEETSKKDEGSEENKNE is encoded by the coding sequence ATGGAACAAAGCAATAATATGAAGCCTCGTGGCAATGGCGGACCAAAGATGCCACGATTTAATATGACCTGGCTTTTCACCATCTGCCTCATCACCATGATCATCCTCTTCTTTACAGGAGGAGGCGATGCGATTGGAGGCAGCGCTGCCAAGGAAGCTACATACACCCAGTTCAAACAGTATGTAGACAAGGGTTATGTGCTCAGTGTTGTGGCCAATAAAACAGAAAGCACCCTCAAAATATACATCAACCCGAAATATACGCGCGATGTATACAATATGCCGGCAAAGTCTGTAGGTCCTAACCCATACGTAAAAGTACAGTTCGGCTCGGTTGACGAAGTGGAACGCTATGCCAACCAGATGTTGAAGGAAAAGAAGATACGCTCCTTCAGCTACGACAACCAGAAGGATAACGACTTCTTAAGCACGCTCTTCAATCTGGCACCTCTGCTCTTCTTCGTATTCTTCATCCTTTGGATGTCTGGAAGATTCAGCGGCGGTATGGGCAGCGGCGGTATGGGCGGCGGCATCTTCAGCGTGGGCAAAAGCAAAGCTAAGATGTACGAAAAGGGAAATGCCATCGGCATCACCTTTAAGGATGTGGCCGGACAGGAAGGGGCCAAGCAGGAAGTGAAGGAAATTGTAGACTTCCTGAAAAACCCACAAAAATATACCGACTTGGGTGGTAAGATTCCAAAGGGAGCCCTTCTCGTAGGCCCTCCGGGAACTGGTAAGACACTCTTGGCTAAGGCTGTTGCCGGCGAGGCTGGCGTACCTTTCTTCTCCATGAGCGGTTCCGACTTCGTTGAAATGTTCGTAGGTGTAGGTGCCTCACGTGTACGCGACCTGTTCCGCCAGGCTAAAGAGAAATCACCTTGTATCATCTTTATCGATGAGATTGATGCTGTAGGCCGTGCCCGCAGCAAGAACCCAGCCATGGGTGGTAATGATGAGCGCGAGAACACCTTGAACGCTCTCCTTACAGAGATGGATGGTTTCGGTACCAACAGTGGTGTCATCATCCTTGCAGCTACCAACCGTGTAGACATGCTCGACAGCGCCTTGCTCCGTGCCGGACGTTTCGACCGCGAAATTCACGTAGATCTCCCTGGTTTGAACGAACGTAAGGCTATCTTCCTGGTTCATCTCAAACCTATCAAGATAGACGAAACAGTAGATGTTGATCTCCTGGCACGCCAGACTCCAGGGTTCTCGGGTGCAGATATTGCCAACGTTTGTAACGAGGCAGCCCTCATTGCTGCACGCCACGACAAGAAGGCTGTGTGCAAACAGGATTTCCTCGATGCAGTAGACCGTATTGTAGGCGGTCTGGAGAAGAAGACTAAGGTGATGACTGCCGACGAGAAGCGTAGCATCGCTCTCCACGAAGCAGGCCACGCAACCATCTCATGGTTCTGCCAGTATGCCAACCCTCTCATCAAGGTTACCATCGTGCCTCGTGGTCAGGCTCTCGGTGCTGCATGGTATCTGCCAGAAGAGCGCCAGATAACCACCAAGGAACAGATGCTCGACGAGATGTGTTCATTAATGGGTGGACGTGCCGCAGAAGAACTCTTCACCGGTCATATTTCGTCAGGAGCCATGAACGACCTGGAGCGCGCCACAAAGAGTGCTTATGGTATGGTAGCTTATCTCGGTATGAGCAAGACGTTGCCAAACATCTGCTTTTACAACCGGAACGAATATGCATTCCAGCGTCCGTACTCTGAGTCTACAGCCCGCGAGATAGACCAGGAAGTTCTGAAGATTGTCAACGAGCAGTATACCCGTGCCAAGAACATTCTGATGGAGCACAAGGAAGGCCACAATGCCTTAGCAGAACTTCTGATCAAGAAAGAGGTGATTATGGCAGAAGACGTAGAACATATCTTTGGCAAGCGCCCTTGGTTGAGCCGTTCGCAGGAAATCATGGAAGACGAACAGCCTAAGATAGACGATGACGCCGTAAAGGAACTTCCTGAAGTTCAGGCTGCCATCAAGGAGCATGAAGAGAACCAGAAGAAGAATGCAGATTCTGAAGAGACTTCCAAGAAGGATGAAGGTTCGGAAGAAAACAAGAACGAATAA
- a CDS encoding ParA family protein, producing the protein MGKIIALANQKGGVGKTTTTINLAASLATLEKTVLVVDADPQANASSGLGVDISEVDCSLYECIIDHADVRDAIYTTDIDGLDIIPSHIDLVGAEIEMLNLKNREKVIKTLLQPIRDEYDYILIDCSPSLGLITVNSLTAADSVIIPVQCEYFALEGISKLLNTIKIIKSKLNPKLEIEGFLLTMYDSRLRLANQIYDEVKRHFQELVFKTVIQRNVKLSESPSHGLPVILYDAESNGAKNHLALAKEIINKNS; encoded by the coding sequence ATGGGAAAAATCATCGCATTAGCTAACCAAAAAGGCGGTGTAGGAAAGACTACTACCACCATTAACTTGGCAGCATCGCTTGCCACGCTAGAGAAAACTGTACTCGTAGTGGACGCCGACCCACAGGCAAACGCTTCCAGTGGATTGGGCGTGGACATCAGCGAGGTAGACTGCTCGCTCTACGAATGCATCATCGACCATGCAGACGTGCGCGATGCTATCTACACCACCGACATTGATGGACTCGACATCATTCCTAGTCATATTGACCTGGTAGGTGCCGAGATAGAGATGCTGAATCTCAAAAATCGCGAAAAGGTGATTAAGACATTGCTGCAGCCTATCCGTGACGAATACGACTACATCCTGATAGACTGTTCGCCTTCGCTCGGCCTCATCACCGTCAATTCGTTGACGGCTGCCGACAGTGTCATCATCCCAGTTCAATGTGAATATTTCGCTCTTGAAGGTATCAGCAAATTGCTTAACACCATCAAGATCATCAAGAGCAAGCTGAATCCGAAACTCGAGATAGAAGGTTTCCTGCTCACCATGTATGATAGTCGTCTACGCCTTGCCAACCAGATATACGACGAGGTGAAACGCCACTTCCAGGAATTGGTGTTCAAGACCGTAATCCAGCGCAACGTGAAGCTGAGCGAGAGTCCGAGCCATGGTCTCCCAGTTATCCTTTACGATGCAGAAAGCAATGGAGCCAAGAACCATCTGGCCTTGGCAAAGGAGATTATCAACAAGAATAGTTAA
- a CDS encoding lytic transglycosylase domain-containing protein — MKKILVMAAAMLFSLQGIHAQTDVTEETDNDDIITVTDKDGKQEEIEVPEGMEDNLDSLLHLYNAQTYMMADTTCKYRDVNPVFEKEVYIDRLKRMPTIIEMPYNEVVQKFIDRYSGKLRRSVSFMLGASNFYMPIFEEALEAYNLPLELKYLPVIESALNPKAVSRVGATGLWQFMLPTGKRYGLEVNSLIDERRDPVKASYAAAHYLSDLYKIFDDWSLVIAAYNCGPTNINKAIHRAKGNADYWNIYPYLPKETRGYVPAFIAANYIMNYYCDHNICPMVSELPVKTDTIVVSKDIHLEQISKVLNINIEHLRNLNPQYRHDIINGLNHPMVLRLPSTLIGSFIDQQDSICAYRADELFQKRATVDVNDAQPTYSRPRSSYSRHSASSRSKKSSKRGRNRKQGSKSVTIKNGDTLSEIAARHGTTVKKLRKLNGIKGNSIRAGKKIKVK; from the coding sequence ATGAAGAAAATACTAGTCATGGCAGCAGCGATGCTGTTCAGCTTACAAGGCATTCATGCCCAAACCGACGTTACAGAAGAAACAGATAACGATGATATCATCACCGTTACCGACAAAGACGGAAAGCAGGAGGAAATCGAAGTACCTGAGGGAATGGAAGATAACCTCGACAGCCTGCTCCACCTTTACAATGCACAGACTTACATGATGGCAGATACAACCTGCAAATACCGCGATGTAAACCCTGTCTTCGAGAAGGAAGTGTATATCGACCGTCTGAAGAGAATGCCTACCATCATCGAAATGCCATACAATGAGGTAGTACAGAAATTCATAGACCGTTACAGCGGTAAACTACGCCGTTCGGTAAGTTTTATGTTGGGAGCAAGTAACTTCTACATGCCTATTTTCGAAGAGGCATTAGAGGCTTACAACCTGCCACTGGAATTGAAATATCTGCCAGTTATCGAATCGGCACTCAACCCTAAAGCAGTATCACGCGTTGGTGCCACAGGTTTATGGCAGTTTATGCTGCCTACCGGCAAGCGATATGGACTGGAAGTAAACTCACTCATCGATGAACGCCGCGACCCGGTAAAAGCATCCTATGCAGCCGCTCACTATCTGAGCGACCTGTACAAGATATTCGACGATTGGAGTCTCGTGATTGCAGCTTACAACTGCGGTCCAACCAATATCAACAAGGCCATCCATCGTGCAAAAGGCAACGCCGACTACTGGAACATCTATCCATATCTACCAAAGGAAACACGTGGATATGTACCAGCTTTCATCGCTGCCAACTACATCATGAACTACTACTGCGATCATAACATCTGCCCTATGGTAAGCGAACTGCCAGTAAAGACAGACACTATCGTAGTATCAAAAGATATCCACCTGGAGCAGATTTCCAAAGTGCTGAACATCAACATCGAGCACCTGCGCAATCTGAATCCACAGTATCGTCATGATATCATCAACGGATTGAACCATCCGATGGTATTGCGTCTTCCATCTACCCTCATCGGTAGTTTCATCGACCAGCAGGACAGCATCTGTGCTTACAGAGCCGATGAACTCTTCCAGAAGCGCGCTACAGTAGATGTCAACGATGCACAGCCTACCTATAGCCGCCCACGAAGCAGCTACAGTCGCCACAGCGCTTCTTCACGCAGCAAGAAGAGCAGCAAGCGAGGCAGAAACAGAAAACAAGGCAGCAAGAGTGTTACCATCAAGAATGGTGATACCCTTTCTGAAATAGCAGCACGCCACGGAACAACCGTTAAGAAACTGCGCAAACTGAACGGCATCAAGGGTAACAGTATCCGTGCCGGAAAGAAAATCAAAGTGAAATAA
- a CDS encoding DUF5683 domain-containing protein — protein sequence MGAQAQKSKQKKQVTDVPTIASADSAKIAIDSMLTAQDSSKLASLNQPAKPVRKKRNWATWRPDTKRAMWLALVLPGAGQIYNRKYWKLPFIYGGFVGCTYAITWNNQMYHDYSQAYMDIMDNDPNTQSYNQFLHLGAQINESNIERYKEIFRKRKDKYRRWRDLGTFVMIGIYAFSVIDAYVDASLSEFDISDDLSLRIEPTMLNNGNKTANPLRSGSLGVSCSLTF from the coding sequence ATGGGCGCACAGGCACAGAAGTCGAAACAAAAAAAACAAGTGACCGATGTGCCAACCATTGCATCAGCCGACTCGGCAAAAATAGCCATAGACTCGATGCTTACCGCACAAGACAGCAGCAAACTGGCAAGCCTCAACCAACCAGCAAAGCCTGTACGCAAAAAGCGCAACTGGGCAACCTGGCGACCTGATACCAAGCGTGCCATGTGGTTGGCACTTGTATTACCTGGTGCCGGACAGATATACAATCGCAAATATTGGAAACTGCCTTTCATCTATGGCGGTTTCGTAGGCTGTACATACGCCATCACCTGGAACAACCAGATGTATCACGACTATTCGCAAGCCTACATGGATATTATGGACAATGACCCAAACACCCAAAGCTACAATCAATTTCTGCACTTGGGTGCCCAGATCAACGAATCGAACATAGAACGCTATAAGGAAATCTTCCGCAAGCGAAAAGATAAATATCGCCGTTGGAGAGACTTGGGAACCTTCGTCATGATAGGCATCTATGCCTTCTCAGTGATTGATGCCTACGTAGATGCATCGCTCTCGGAATTTGACATCTCCGATGATCTCTCGCTCAGAATAGAGCCTACCATGCTGAATAACGGCAACAAGACTGCCAATCCGCTGCGGTCTGGAAGCCTCGGCGTAAGTTGCTCACTCACATTTTAA